The following proteins are encoded in a genomic region of Gimesia algae:
- a CDS encoding putative baseplate assembly protein, which produces MKTKVCGCRHDCDCSEQPPVAAPQSVVNPAGENALSCRVGTHSTFFEELQRRLSSSEYPELKKLHTRKLSDPSIALLDAWATVGDVLTFYNERFINEGYLRTATEHRSLAELSGLIGYRPGPGVASSVYLAFTLQKAPQQSTEETMIPKGTAVKSVPGDKELPQTFETAEDLVGRPEWNAIRPRQTIPQDIGEETVYQVNSITVGGITTRLVPNDLIVFAFPDGKHVQRYVLRVETNAEFNSTTVWLKRTKYSTQQFVDDVRSALAAFQTGMQSTTSEFHFNQTLFNQSTKYSDSLSPQSSLIKLDTSIDTQIPVWKGQLKSIVSVKQKTADLHTLFKEKIAAFLNSVTSDLKPLINQFLSDQDNLAEVVAILKEAWGDASSGNGGISDNIAVNEMRKKVRTAIEDQTSGITQIVEGWPAGVLRDTGEKLLEDLDGISNETDTDDENETDSASEKKQFRTAFLTAWATFTDQSNGAFDSKRNGTPDTDYQSGKYETLVKMHLKKMALDDEPDFVDVADAVKDAQRTSANHPEGWLVMTGLTADSKPVEMRLQYQFVNSSNNDKSNDSLGPVPAQGLFNRLVNKLLENHPPIVDKFKELEDILNQLVNKVKNSSINNPEPAFEDLKKDIQSIIDQTHALSTSTDIGMFAAPLKKVSDDCRKLNSIMNSSIQSLKTLDEHVLKLLKVVRVNFVDDCNKFLSAFGDPAEWSRNDEKANSAKKNVLDPFKKYINKDVESVSLQAKVESDSETKSLNKVVEILSTTEFVPTEDTPYQSRYHLLLQSMQQMQKQVSSHGLNSRKQSPDDLFPEAVGLVDALESLLSRGQRKSSLSSRKLTEVLNFTLKEDHGEIPDLYRQIVSGLSPQVKENLTAIWRQIRSQRIAPRILAFKTMIPLFGYNAPKKSIISPSSKEENSVEKSKREVILEEFTWKDIKEQGFSEDSNLYRRWRDGNAVYLSQPVEGTASGSVIIFRNPPEDDRLCLVEDVKSPVQPGVLNVSAPGSLIELVDNGGTWHKAEVKVEEGDEGDNNDEKDNQSIKLLRKTTALVQSQELNLVEVPVTNVVKDNVNRHIELDGLYPELKSGQTIIIVGERFYIDGAKTSEIATIKYVRHALVDRAGDKVHTRIILTTPLKHSYKRDTVTISANVVRATHGETVVKEIIGSGDASQSFQSMPLNKGPLTHLPAPTVSGVASTLSVRVNELLWHEKESLIDSTACSRHYVVKKHEANPDVVQFGNGITGARLPTGHQNVSAEYRVGLGVAGNVKAGKITQIAGNRPLGLKDVNNPLPATGGADPETTEQIRLNAPLAVMALDRLVSVRDYADFALNYAGIEKASAKCLTVSGQSTVHITIAGADDLPITTDSDLFMNLLKSFRKYGDPQLTVKVDVRELLLIFISARVRLLPDYAWEFVESAIRERLYTAFSFRNRNLAQDLYLSEVLSTIQQVEGVAYVDIDVLNTLSQSAFENALQKNTIDKNQATSPTSDSDKPDNSLERVFKELSDTTELPKPVVPVYDARLETDQTGNYRILSAQIASLSHEVPDSLFLSEIMK; this is translated from the coding sequence ATGAAAACGAAAGTTTGTGGCTGCAGGCACGACTGCGATTGTTCTGAACAACCACCTGTCGCAGCACCGCAATCCGTGGTGAATCCGGCGGGTGAGAATGCACTGAGTTGTCGCGTTGGCACGCACAGTACATTTTTTGAAGAATTGCAACGCAGGCTCTCGAGCAGTGAGTATCCGGAACTGAAAAAACTGCACACCAGAAAGTTGTCGGATCCCTCAATTGCGCTGCTCGACGCCTGGGCGACAGTGGGTGACGTATTGACGTTTTATAACGAACGGTTTATTAACGAAGGTTATCTGCGCACAGCCACAGAGCATCGCTCGCTGGCTGAATTATCGGGCTTGATCGGTTACCGTCCCGGCCCGGGAGTTGCCTCAAGTGTCTATCTTGCTTTTACACTTCAGAAAGCCCCGCAACAGTCCACAGAAGAGACCATGATCCCCAAAGGCACTGCGGTCAAAAGCGTCCCCGGCGACAAGGAACTGCCCCAAACCTTCGAAACGGCAGAAGATCTGGTGGGCCGACCGGAATGGAATGCTATTCGACCGCGTCAAACTATTCCACAAGACATAGGGGAGGAAACCGTTTACCAGGTTAACTCTATCACGGTTGGCGGAATTACAACACGTTTAGTTCCCAATGACCTGATTGTTTTTGCATTCCCAGATGGAAAACATGTCCAACGGTATGTATTACGAGTCGAGACCAACGCAGAATTCAACTCCACAACGGTCTGGCTGAAACGAACTAAGTATTCCACTCAACAATTCGTGGATGACGTCCGCTCTGCTTTAGCAGCATTTCAAACTGGAATGCAAAGTACTACCAGTGAATTTCATTTCAATCAAACCCTCTTCAATCAATCAACCAAATACAGCGATTCTCTGTCACCTCAATCCAGTCTTATTAAACTGGATACAAGTATTGATACCCAGATTCCCGTTTGGAAGGGACAGCTTAAATCGATCGTGTCAGTTAAACAAAAAACAGCAGACCTCCATACATTATTTAAAGAAAAAATAGCTGCTTTTTTAAATTCAGTGACGAGTGATCTCAAGCCCCTGATTAATCAGTTCCTTTCCGACCAGGATAATCTAGCCGAGGTCGTAGCCATACTGAAAGAAGCATGGGGCGATGCCTCTTCAGGAAATGGTGGTATCAGCGATAACATTGCTGTCAACGAAATGAGAAAGAAGGTCAGAACAGCAATTGAAGATCAAACTAGTGGAATCACCCAAATTGTCGAAGGATGGCCCGCTGGAGTTTTAAGGGACACGGGAGAGAAGCTGCTTGAGGATCTGGATGGGATCTCCAATGAGACGGATACCGATGATGAAAACGAGACGGATTCCGCTTCTGAGAAAAAGCAGTTTCGCACGGCATTTCTCACTGCATGGGCAACTTTTACTGATCAATCAAATGGCGCGTTTGATTCGAAACGCAATGGGACACCCGATACGGATTATCAATCTGGTAAGTATGAGACTCTGGTAAAAATGCATTTAAAAAAAATGGCACTTGATGACGAGCCAGACTTTGTCGACGTTGCAGATGCTGTGAAAGATGCACAACGTACTTCTGCTAATCATCCTGAGGGCTGGTTGGTAATGACGGGTCTGACAGCAGATTCCAAGCCGGTCGAGATGCGTCTGCAGTACCAGTTTGTGAATAGTAGTAATAACGATAAAAGTAATGACTCTTTGGGTCCAGTACCCGCACAAGGACTGTTCAACAGACTTGTTAATAAACTCCTAGAGAATCACCCACCGATCGTTGACAAGTTCAAAGAACTAGAGGACATACTGAACCAGCTTGTGAATAAAGTCAAGAACTCATCGATCAATAATCCTGAACCAGCATTTGAAGATTTAAAAAAAGATATTCAATCCATCATAGATCAGACACATGCGCTTTCCACCTCTACTGACATTGGAATGTTCGCCGCCCCCCTTAAGAAGGTAAGCGACGACTGTAGGAAGTTAAATTCTATAATGAATAGTTCCATCCAGAGCCTGAAGACTTTGGATGAACATGTACTTAAGCTGTTAAAGGTTGTACGTGTCAACTTTGTTGATGATTGTAATAAGTTTCTTTCTGCTTTTGGCGACCCTGCAGAATGGAGCAGGAACGATGAAAAGGCAAACTCTGCCAAAAAGAATGTCCTCGATCCATTTAAAAAATACATCAATAAGGATGTTGAAAGTGTTTCACTGCAAGCCAAAGTTGAGTCAGACTCTGAAACAAAGTCACTGAATAAAGTTGTAGAAATATTATCGACCACCGAGTTCGTTCCCACAGAAGACACACCCTACCAGTCACGCTATCACCTGCTACTCCAAAGTATGCAGCAGATGCAAAAGCAGGTCAGCAGTCATGGACTTAATTCGCGAAAACAATCGCCCGATGATCTGTTTCCTGAAGCCGTCGGACTGGTAGATGCTCTGGAGAGCCTGTTGTCACGTGGCCAGAGAAAGTCTTCGCTGTCCAGTCGCAAATTGACGGAGGTTCTTAATTTCACCCTGAAAGAAGACCATGGTGAGATCCCGGATTTGTATCGCCAGATCGTAAGCGGATTATCACCACAAGTGAAGGAGAATTTGACTGCTATCTGGCGGCAAATCCGTTCACAGCGTATCGCCCCCCGAATACTTGCCTTCAAAACTATGATACCACTATTCGGATATAACGCCCCCAAAAAGAGCATCATCTCCCCCTCTTCGAAAGAAGAAAACTCTGTAGAGAAATCGAAACGTGAAGTAATTCTAGAAGAATTCACCTGGAAGGATATCAAAGAGCAGGGGTTTTCGGAGGATTCAAACTTGTATCGCAGGTGGCGAGATGGCAATGCAGTCTACTTAAGTCAGCCGGTAGAGGGAACAGCATCTGGAAGTGTGATTATTTTCCGTAATCCACCGGAAGATGATCGCTTATGTCTTGTAGAAGATGTGAAATCTCCAGTGCAACCTGGTGTGCTGAATGTCTCAGCCCCCGGTAGTTTAATCGAACTTGTAGATAATGGAGGAACCTGGCACAAAGCTGAAGTGAAAGTTGAAGAAGGAGATGAAGGAGACAATAATGATGAAAAAGACAACCAGTCGATTAAGCTACTACGTAAGACAACAGCACTGGTCCAGAGCCAAGAACTTAATCTAGTGGAAGTGCCTGTCACGAATGTTGTCAAAGATAATGTCAACAGGCATATTGAGCTTGACGGATTGTATCCGGAACTGAAATCCGGACAGACCATTATTATTGTGGGCGAACGGTTTTACATTGACGGCGCAAAGACAAGTGAGATCGCCACCATTAAATACGTTCGGCACGCTCTGGTCGATCGAGCGGGGGATAAAGTCCATACGCGAATAATTCTCACTACTCCGTTAAAACATTCCTACAAACGCGACACCGTCACCATCTCGGCGAATGTAGTCCGTGCCACGCACGGTGAAACGGTGGTCAAAGAGATAATCGGCAGCGGTGATGCAAGTCAATCGTTTCAGAGCATGCCATTGAATAAAGGGCCACTCACGCATCTTCCAGCCCCCACGGTTTCGGGAGTGGCCAGCACACTTTCGGTGCGAGTCAATGAGCTGTTATGGCATGAGAAAGAGTCGCTCATTGATTCGACCGCCTGCAGCCGTCACTATGTGGTGAAGAAACATGAAGCAAACCCTGATGTGGTTCAGTTTGGCAATGGGATAACGGGCGCACGTCTGCCGACCGGGCACCAGAATGTGAGTGCCGAATATCGTGTTGGACTGGGAGTCGCGGGGAATGTAAAAGCAGGAAAAATCACACAAATTGCCGGAAATCGACCGCTCGGACTGAAGGACGTCAATAATCCGTTGCCTGCCACCGGGGGGGCTGATCCGGAAACGACAGAGCAGATTCGTTTAAATGCGCCGCTGGCAGTCATGGCACTCGACCGTCTGGTCTCTGTCCGCGATTATGCCGATTTCGCCCTCAATTATGCTGGAATAGAAAAGGCCAGCGCCAAATGTCTGACTGTCTCAGGACAATCAACGGTCCACATCACAATCGCCGGTGCAGATGATCTTCCGATTACGACAGATTCCGATTTGTTTATGAACCTTTTGAAGAGCTTTCGGAAATATGGCGATCCACAGCTGACCGTCAAAGTTGATGTTCGAGAGTTGCTTTTGATCTTTATCAGCGCACGTGTGCGGCTGCTTCCGGATTACGCCTGGGAATTTGTGGAATCAGCGATACGCGAGCGGCTTTACACAGCTTTCAGTTTCAGGAACCGCAATCTGGCACAGGATCTTTATCTCTCTGAAGTACTGTCGACCATTCAACAGGTCGAAGGGGTGGCTTACGTGGATATCGACGTGTTGAACACATTATCGCAGTCGGCCTTTGAGAACGCCCTGCAAAAAAATACGATTGATAAAAACCAGGCAACTTCGCCAACTTCTGACTCCGACAAACCCGACAATTCACTGGAGAGAGTGTTTAAGGAACTGAGTGACACAACTGAGTTGCCGAAACCGGTTGTTCCCGTGTATGACGCGCGTCTTGAGACAGACCAGACGGGAAATTACAGGATCTTGTCTGCACAAATTGCTTCTCTCAGCCATGAAGTGCCTGATTCGCTCTTTTTATCGGAGATTATGAAATGA
- a CDS encoding DUF6519 domain-containing protein translates to MHGDFSRDSYNLKNNFTRVLMQQGRLIVDADWNEQSAIVFNYLQTLAADIIGWHGGANVTSDETEAPSGGAFAVSKNKNSSLKVSGGRYYVDGILIEWPVNKDGYEIEELEPDSNLSDRIVIAKVWEEHISEASDLTLQDSAFNGLDSCTRVRICVRFIAVPIEEMDRESLNSLLATENTFREFLKSTTGKPDSPLDFRPLHSNDMLPQLIASSSHNSLDPADCIEETNQRYSGVENQLYRVEVHSGGTSFWDGLRTIDGHPQSKSDPQGIPAFDIDNPPVTLKWSRDNGSITYAASIEGNTATVTTPWHDESRAIQQGHWIELIKDDEAQGVMFQAGVVKKENGVTIIMLDVPADRSPAPPAGKVLIRRWDHQHRKHFPVTGTGGILVRKTVSNNENKSVAIPLEDNLFIQMFLPVEDGGNGEVSGAGFKAGDYWLIPARAASGDIIWPVSKEKEKQAPELVPARYTQHHYAPLAFIKDVNNATILDLRNNLSFHTD, encoded by the coding sequence ATGCACGGTGATTTTTCTCGTGATTCATACAATCTGAAAAACAACTTTACCCGCGTACTCATGCAACAGGGGCGGCTGATTGTCGACGCCGACTGGAATGAACAATCAGCGATCGTATTTAACTATCTGCAGACACTCGCCGCTGACATTATCGGCTGGCACGGCGGCGCCAATGTCACAAGCGACGAGACTGAAGCCCCGTCAGGCGGTGCATTCGCGGTTAGTAAAAACAAAAATAGCTCACTCAAGGTGTCAGGGGGAAGGTACTATGTTGACGGTATTCTAATCGAATGGCCAGTAAATAAAGACGGATACGAAATAGAAGAATTAGAACCAGACAGTAATTTGTCAGATCGGATCGTCATTGCTAAAGTTTGGGAGGAACACATCAGCGAGGCTTCAGACCTCACCCTACAAGATTCCGCATTCAACGGATTGGACTCCTGTACACGGGTTCGAATCTGCGTTCGATTCATAGCTGTGCCAATTGAGGAAATGGATCGTGAAAGTCTAAATAGTCTGTTAGCAACCGAGAACACGTTTCGAGAGTTCCTGAAGAGCACAACTGGAAAACCTGACTCTCCTCTCGATTTCCGACCGCTTCACTCTAATGACATGCTACCTCAATTGATCGCTTCGAGCAGCCACAATTCGCTGGATCCGGCAGATTGCATTGAAGAAACAAATCAGAGATACAGTGGTGTCGAGAACCAGCTTTACCGAGTTGAAGTTCACAGCGGTGGCACGTCCTTCTGGGATGGCTTGCGTACCATAGATGGCCATCCTCAAAGTAAGTCAGACCCTCAGGGTATTCCAGCTTTCGATATCGATAATCCACCCGTCACGCTGAAATGGTCCCGGGACAATGGTAGCATTACGTATGCGGCAAGCATCGAAGGTAATACTGCAACTGTGACAACTCCATGGCATGACGAGTCACGGGCGATTCAGCAGGGGCATTGGATCGAACTCATCAAGGATGATGAAGCACAAGGCGTGATGTTTCAAGCCGGTGTTGTAAAAAAAGAAAACGGAGTGACCATAATCATGCTGGATGTCCCTGCGGATAGATCTCCTGCTCCGCCTGCTGGTAAAGTGCTCATACGTCGGTGGGATCATCAGCACCGCAAGCATTTTCCTGTCACAGGAACGGGTGGCATTCTTGTGAGAAAGACTGTCAGTAATAATGAAAATAAATCGGTTGCTATTCCGCTGGAAGACAACCTGTTCATACAAATGTTTTTACCAGTTGAAGACGGTGGGAACGGTGAGGTCAGTGGGGCGGGTTTCAAAGCGGGCGATTACTGGCTGATTCCAGCGCGAGCTGCGTCCGGCGATATCATCTGGCCTGTCTCAAAAGAAAAAGAGAAACAGGCCCCCGAACTGGTGCCCGCCCGCTATACTCAGCATCATTACGCTCCGCTTGCTTTCATTAAAGATGTAAATAATGCAACGATCCTTGATTTACGTAATAATCTCTCGTTTCATACAGATTAG